One Oryctolagus cuniculus chromosome 7, mOryCun1.1, whole genome shotgun sequence genomic window, agaaagagggaggaaaaagaaagtgagcaatcttttatctgctgcttcacttccaaatggccacaatggctaggtaCAGGCCACAtggaagctaggggccaggagcttcatccagttctcccatgtgggtgcaaggtactaaggacctgggccaccctctgctgcttcctatccagcttccagggagctggattggaagtggagcagccaggagttgaaccagcgcccatacaggatgcaggcatcgcaggcagtggctttacccgttatgccacaatgccagccccttgaagaatttttaaaaggaaaagtgatGTGTGTCAAATCCTTGGCAGTTTTTGGCCAAGGTTTCCTGactctctgctgcccatgtgtggTGAGAAGGGGTCACAGCAGTTCCCCGCCCTCCCCTGAGTCTGCACCCAGGTCCCATGGAGGGCCCGCCCCTGCCCACCACAGCTCCCTGCCCTTCATCCTGAAGCTGTTTTGGAAAATCCTCCAAGGGCCCTTTACCAACCCTCAGGAGGAAGGGGACCCTGAGCCTTCACAGCCCTGCTCTGGTTGGCCACGCTTGCCGGTTACTGGTCACCAGTCCTGTGTGTCTCCCTCGGTCGGAGAGAGCAGTGTCTGTGTGGTTCCAGAAGCCCCACACGTTCTCCCCATGATGCTGAACGCAGGCACTAACTATAGTGTAGGACACGGGTGTATTACTCACCAGATCAAACACCAGCTCCTCTGaaaatagtatatatacacatacagatagatatagatacagcTACAGAGTGATAGACAGTTGTTCttgttaaagattaatttattgacttgcaaaacagtgacagaagaggggaggagggggggagagaaagagagagagagagagagagaggatattccATCCATTAGTGCCTCCCCataagaccacaacagccagggctgtccagcgcagaagccaggagactcgcACTCCAcactggtctctcacatggctgacAGGGCCGTGAACCTGTGCCATTTACCCCTGTTTCCCAGGCCCCTTAAAAGGGAAATGGATCTGAcgcggagtagccaggattcaaactggtgcctatttgGGAGCTCAGTGCtgcaagccgtggcttaacctgcttcaccaaaCACTGGATGCAAGAGTGTACCCGTTAGAGGAAGGGAACATGCTCACACTGACAGGGACTGACCGTGTCCTTGCTGGGGAGCTTCATTCTTCATTCTGGGAGCACAGGAGGaacaggagctgcagggactgggccgtgtgtgtttctttttttttttttttttttttttttttgacaggcagagtggacagtgagagagagagaaagagaggaaggtcttcctttgccgttggttcaccctccaatggccgccgcggccgctgcgctgcggccggcgcaccgcgctgatccgatggcaggagccaggagccaggtgcttttcctggtctcccatggggtgcagggcccaagcacctgggccatcctccactgcactccctggccacagcagagagctggcctggaagaggggcaactgggacagaatccggcgccccgaccgggactagaacccggtgtgccggcgccgctaggcggaggattagcctagtgagccgcggcgccggcccgtgtgTGTTTCTTCCGCCTGCACAGCAGAGGGCGCTCTGACCTCCAGGACTGCTTGCTGCGCCTGCATCCCCGTGCCTGTGTGGGTGCCTCCTCGCCCTGCAGCCAGGGCTCTCACTAGGATAGTCCCCCTCCCCCGTGGGCACCCAGCCCTGAGCCTGTCATTGGCAGGCAGCCAGTCAGTGTTCACTGAATGCCCCTGACCACTCGCTTCTGATTAATAATCAACAACTTTAGAGAAACATCCACATGCCCCTCCCTCTCAGAACCCGCCTCTGAAGTAAGGAATGAATGATACTGAATGAGTGAATGACCACAGCCTCATTCTCCTCCCAGTCAATGAAAGCAGAAAACCCCCGGTCCTTCCAGTCTACCACAAGGCAAGAGGGCGCAGGCTCAGTCTCCGGCAGGTGTCACTGTGTTAGGTCTGCATGGAGAAGCCACTGCTCTCTGGGGGCTCTGTCCTGGGGTGACCTACTTGTCCCAATTTCCTGGaactgcctcagtttccacactgAGAACCCCCAGCCCTAGACAAACAAGAGGGTTGTTCTCCTACCGGGATTCCAAATTCTCTCCTGCGGTCCTGGTCTTCCCAGGAGAGGGGGCTCTGGCCTCGTCTGCAAATCAGCTCTCAGGTTTAGGACCTGGAAGGGGGAAGTCACTGATGGACACAGATCCACTTGGGACTTGAGAGAGCTCTTTATTCTTTACACAGGACGTGGGGTCAGCATGGGCACTTGAGGCTGCTACAAATGGTCTGAAAAAAGACAGGGAGGGGACAGAACAGTGGAGTGAGGGTCACAGGTTCTGGAGTCCGTGGAACTGGagcagctcccagcccccactCACTCTCCGTGTGGCCCTGGGGAGTGACTTGCCCTCTCTAATGGGAGTGGTGATCCCAGCACTCATCCTTGGGGTCCTGATTAAACCATCAACAAGGCCCCATCCCAGTCCTGGTGCTCATCTACCCAGTCTATACGGTGCTCACTGCGGTCACCATGGACAAAACTGACCCCCTCTGACCAGCTGTCCCCAGATGACACTAAGGGGCTCAGCTTCCCCTGGCTCTCCCAGCCTTCACCATTATGGCTCACTTCAGTCtcccccagcagggggcgccgtGGCCCTCTGTGCTCTGTGACAAGTAAGGACCTGACCAGAGCACACCCCTGAAAAGCCCTCCTGAGTCAGGAGGTGCAAACTCCACCCAGAGCCTGCGAATTCCTGGGGCCATGCAGGGCAGAGCTcatccccctgccctctgccatgtCCCCAAggcccctccacccctgccctcccgggacccctgcagcccctcccaggatCTGCCCCTCTTTcctgtgccccagcccctctcaggatagcccccaccctgcagccctccctgctgccccatcCTCACCCCAATAATCCAGGGAATGAAGGCCGACACTCGGGTGAACACCGTGGGTTTCTGGGGGGTGACACAGCCATTGGCGGAGACAAAGCTGGCCACGCCATAGACTTTCCAAACGCCTTTTCCTATGCGGCAGACGAGGGGTGCCCCAGAGTCACACTGCAGCAGTCAGaggggacagggctgagccacgTCCGAGGTCAGGAATGGATTCTGAACTTGGGGACTGCAATCACACCCTCAGTGTTGACCTCTGAGCCTCAGGGGCTCCTCTGAGCCGGGAGCAGGGTCTGTCCCACAGGAGCTGCTGGGATGAGCTGGGACAGAGCTGACCTCAGCCCCACAGCTGCAGAGAGGAAGCCCCGGGAGACGCCGGCTCCCACTGCCCGTGGCGCAGTCACTCATGGACGTGATGCTCACGGGCACCTCTGACACAGGGGCTCAGGGTCCCTTCAGAACACGGCGTGGGTGACTTGGGAGGTCCTGGTGCCAGCGCCCCCTGCTTTGCTGTGGGGCCGCCTGAGCACCAGGAAGGACGGAGGCCGCCCCAGGTCAGGTGCGCTTGGAGCCGGGCACATGGTCAGGGCTGTCTGCTCGGGGCTGACTTCCTCTGCATCCTGCCTGGCCTGGACCCTCCCAGGAGGCAGCGGGAAAGACGACTCCCCCACCTCCACAGAGATGGTagaggggcccagggctgggacaggtgtgGGCTGACTCACGATGCAACCAGCGATGTCACAGCAGGAGCACATCATGGTCTCCTTCACAGTGGAGCCCCACCAGTCCGGCTGGGAGCAGTGTGCGTAGTCCACCACCTTCATAAGACACTGGTGTAGAACGTTTGAGACTGACCCTCTAGCTGCTGGGACAGAGAGCAatgagtgggggctgggggcagtgttACTTTCCCAGAGGTGGGACATATGAGGCACACTGCTCTCCTGACCAGAAGGGCACTGTCCTCCCACCAATTCCAGGGCCCTGCATTATTTGGGAACCTctacagccctgccctggccttgaCCCAGACCCTGTCTTTCT contains:
- the LOC108177618 gene encoding chymotrypsin-like elastase family member 3B is translated as MVLYEEDGNLYFICGGTLIDPDWVMTAGHCFPYTGTYWVLLGTHDITNLGDKEQIIPGEKIIVHPDYDDNDVSKGNDIALIKLSRSAEVTEEVQPACLAPRDYILPNGTECYITGWGTTSTARGSVSNVLHQCLMKVVDYAHCSQPDWWGSTVKETMMCSCCDIAGCIEKAFGKSMAWPALSPPMAVSPPRNPRCSPECRPSFPGLLGPFVAASSAHADPTSCVKNKELSQVPSGSVSISDFPLPGPKPES